Proteins encoded by one window of Pseudokineococcus lusitanus:
- a CDS encoding MFS transporter, with amino-acid sequence MRAPRGARRVGSSLRGHLLDTRPLRIPAYRRLLGSSAVSTVGSQLTAVAVPVEVFRITGSSAWVGLASGAALVPLVLFSLYGGSVADVVDRRRLMLVAVLGIAATSLGLAVHAASGRESVAALLVLVVVQQSFFGLYAPARGAAVPRVVPVALLPSAMALSTTVFGVGAVAGPLAAGVLIPVTGLPLLYAVDGVALLGAAALVATLPAMPPTGEPGRRAGVRSVVEGLRHVGTSQVLLVSMVADVVAMVLGMPRALFPQMATEVYGGPPDGGLPLGVLYAAIPLGSLLMALLSGRLVRLRQHGLLTLVAVAVWGLAVAGVGLTTSLWVAAALLVVGGAADLTSMVFRGAVLQTATTDELRGRVQGVFTVVVVGGPRLADLLHGVGGELLGPRAATSLGGVLVVVATALLAWRAPAFRRYRAPA; translated from the coding sequence GTGAGGGCTCCGCGGGGCGCCCGGCGCGTGGGCAGCTCGCTGCGCGGGCACCTCCTCGACACCCGCCCGCTGCGCATCCCGGCGTACCGGCGGCTGCTCGGCTCCTCCGCCGTCTCGACCGTCGGCAGCCAGCTGACCGCCGTGGCCGTCCCCGTCGAGGTCTTCCGCATCACGGGGTCGTCGGCGTGGGTCGGCCTGGCCTCCGGCGCGGCCCTCGTGCCGCTCGTGCTGTTCTCCCTCTACGGCGGCAGCGTCGCGGACGTCGTCGACCGGCGGAGGCTCATGCTCGTCGCCGTCCTCGGGATCGCGGCCACGTCGCTGGGCCTCGCCGTCCACGCGGCCTCGGGCCGGGAGTCGGTGGCGGCGCTGCTCGTGCTCGTCGTCGTGCAGCAGTCCTTCTTCGGCCTCTACGCGCCCGCCCGCGGCGCCGCCGTCCCCCGCGTGGTGCCCGTGGCGCTGCTGCCGTCAGCCATGGCGCTGTCCACCACCGTCTTCGGCGTCGGCGCCGTGGCGGGGCCGCTCGCCGCCGGCGTGCTCATCCCCGTCACCGGGCTCCCGCTGCTCTACGCCGTCGACGGCGTGGCGCTGCTCGGGGCCGCGGCGCTCGTCGCGACGCTGCCCGCGATGCCGCCCACCGGGGAGCCGGGCCGCCGGGCCGGGGTCCGCAGCGTCGTCGAGGGCCTGCGCCACGTCGGCACCTCGCAGGTGCTCCTCGTGTCGATGGTCGCCGACGTCGTCGCGATGGTCCTCGGCATGCCGCGCGCCCTCTTCCCGCAGATGGCCACCGAGGTCTACGGCGGGCCGCCCGACGGCGGGCTCCCGCTCGGCGTCCTCTACGCCGCGATCCCGCTCGGCTCGCTGCTCATGGCGCTGCTGTCCGGGCGGCTCGTCCGGCTGCGGCAGCACGGCCTGCTGACGCTCGTCGCCGTGGCGGTGTGGGGCCTGGCCGTCGCCGGCGTGGGGCTCACGACGTCCCTGTGGGTGGCCGCCGCCCTGCTCGTCGTCGGCGGCGCCGCCGACCTCACGAGCATGGTCTTCCGCGGGGCCGTCCTGCAGACCGCGACCACCGACGAGCTGCGCGGCCGCGTCCAGGGCGTCTTCACCGTCGTCGTCGTGGGCGGCCCGCGCCTCGCGGACCTCCTCCACGGCGTCGGCGGCGAGCTCCTCGGCCCGCGCGCGGCGACGTCGCTGGGCGGCGTGCTCGTCGTCGTCGCGACGGCGCTGCTCGCCTGGCGCGCACCCGCCTTCCGGCGCTACCGCGCCCCGGCCTGA
- a CDS encoding glutathione S-transferase family protein: MSTASGTTTTDGDTSTKGAYVTSGEEFTRDTAYIEDRITTDGRHGWPVEPGRYRLVAARACPWAHRSIIVRRLLGLEGVISQGITGPTHDRRSWTFDLDEGGRDPVLGYERLQEAYLARFPDYPKGITVPAVVEESSGKVVTNDFPQITLDLSTQWREHHRPGAPDLYPEALREEMDAVMRHVYTEINNGVYRCGFAGSQESYEKAYDRLFAALDVVSERLGTRRYLMGDTITEADVRLYTTLVRFDPVYHGHFKCNRQKLTEMPVLWAYARDLFQTPGFGDTTDFAHIKAHYYVVHEDINPTGVVPKGPDLAGWLTPHGREEMGGSPFGAGTAPGPVAAGEEVPADHTPLG, translated from the coding sequence ATGAGCACGGCGAGCGGGACGACGACGACGGACGGCGACACCTCGACCAAGGGCGCCTACGTGACCTCCGGCGAGGAGTTCACCCGCGACACCGCGTACATCGAGGACCGCATCACCACCGACGGCCGACACGGGTGGCCGGTCGAGCCCGGCCGCTACCGGCTCGTCGCGGCGCGGGCCTGCCCCTGGGCGCACCGCTCGATCATCGTGCGGCGGCTGCTCGGCCTCGAGGGCGTCATCTCCCAGGGCATCACCGGCCCCACGCACGACCGCCGCAGCTGGACCTTCGACCTCGACGAGGGCGGCCGGGACCCGGTCCTCGGGTACGAGCGGCTGCAGGAGGCCTACCTCGCCCGCTTCCCCGACTACCCCAAGGGCATCACCGTGCCCGCCGTCGTCGAGGAGAGCAGCGGGAAGGTCGTCACCAACGACTTCCCGCAGATCACCCTCGACCTGTCGACGCAGTGGCGGGAGCACCACCGCCCCGGGGCGCCGGACCTCTACCCCGAGGCCCTCCGCGAGGAGATGGACGCCGTGATGCGGCACGTCTACACGGAGATCAACAACGGGGTGTACCGCTGCGGCTTCGCCGGCTCGCAGGAGTCGTACGAGAAGGCCTACGACCGGCTCTTCGCCGCCCTCGACGTCGTCTCGGAGCGGCTGGGGACCCGGCGCTACCTCATGGGCGACACCATCACCGAGGCCGACGTGCGGCTCTACACGACGCTCGTGCGCTTCGACCCCGTCTACCACGGGCACTTCAAGTGCAACCGGCAGAAGCTCACCGAGATGCCGGTGCTGTGGGCCTACGCCCGCGACCTGTTCCAGACGCCGGGCTTCGGCGACACGACGGACTTCGCCCACATCAAGGCGCACTACTACGTCGTCCACGAGGACATCAACCCGACGGGCGTCGTCCCGAAGGGCCCGGACCTGGCGGGCTGGCTGACCCCGCACGGCCGCGAGGAGATGGGGGGCAGCCCCTTCGGGGCCGGCACGGCCCCCGGCCCGGTCGCGGCGGGCGAGGAGGTCCCGGCGGACCACACGCCGCTGGGCTGA
- a CDS encoding SDR family NAD(P)-dependent oxidoreductase — protein sequence MTGTRLDGARVLVTGATGGLGRLLVAGAARRGARVAVSARDEGRLREAHPDAVAHLAADLTLPGAPAEVVGAAVEALEGLDVLVSAAGVVAFGPVADADDDLLDELLLTAYLGPVRLLRAALPHLRTAGGQREGDAVAVMLSAVVAEQPVAGMAAYSAAKAALTAFDAAAAKELRREGVRVLDVRPPHTETGLATRPVAGTAPRMPQGLAPEDVAERVLRAVEEGERDLPSSAFGGR from the coding sequence ATGACCGGGACCCGCCTCGACGGCGCACGCGTGCTCGTGACCGGAGCGACCGGCGGCCTCGGCCGCCTCCTCGTGGCCGGGGCGGCCCGCCGCGGGGCCCGCGTGGCCGTCTCGGCGCGCGACGAGGGCCGCCTGCGCGAGGCCCATCCCGACGCCGTCGCCCACCTGGCCGCCGACCTCACCCTCCCGGGGGCGCCCGCCGAGGTGGTCGGGGCGGCCGTGGAGGCGCTGGAGGGCCTCGACGTCCTCGTCTCCGCCGCCGGGGTCGTCGCCTTCGGGCCGGTGGCGGACGCCGACGACGACCTGCTCGACGAGCTGCTGCTCACCGCCTACCTCGGCCCGGTGCGCCTGCTGCGGGCCGCGCTGCCGCACCTGCGCACCGCCGGGGGGCAGCGGGAGGGCGACGCCGTCGCCGTCATGCTCAGCGCCGTCGTCGCGGAGCAGCCGGTGGCGGGCATGGCGGCCTACTCCGCCGCCAAGGCGGCGCTCACGGCCTTCGACGCGGCCGCCGCCAAGGAGCTGCGCCGCGAGGGGGTGCGGGTGCTGGACGTCCGCCCGCCGCACACCGAGACCGGGCTCGCCACGCGCCCGGTGGCCGGGACGGCCCCGCGGATGCCGCAGGGCCTCGCGCCCGAGGACGTCGCCGAGCGGGTGCTGCGGGCGGTCGAGGAGGGCGAGCGCGACCTGCCCTCGTCCGCCTTCGGCGGGCGCTGA
- a CDS encoding aldo/keto reductase, with translation METRRLGRTGKDVGVVGLGTWQLGADWGDVTEDEALAVLRAAHDEGVTLLDTADVYGDGRSERVIRRFVADLPEAERPFVATKAGRRADPFTAEQYTPENLRAWVGRSRENLGVERLDLVQLHCPPTAVYSDDAVYDALDAMVAEGLLAAYGVSVETVDEGLTAIARPGVASVQVILNAFRRKPLERLLPAAAEAGVGVLARVPLASGLLTGKYDESTTFAADDHRTYNRNGEAFDVGETFSGVPFDVGVAAAREVAEVAAARGVPTSALALRWVLDQPGVTAVIPGARNAEQARGNAAAAALDPLTADEQAALERVYDERLRELVHPRW, from the coding sequence ATGGAGACCAGGCGCCTCGGGCGCACGGGCAAGGACGTCGGCGTCGTAGGGCTCGGGACCTGGCAGCTGGGTGCCGACTGGGGCGACGTCACCGAGGACGAGGCGCTCGCGGTGCTGCGGGCCGCGCACGACGAGGGCGTGACCCTCCTCGACACCGCCGACGTCTACGGCGACGGGCGCAGCGAGCGCGTCATCCGCCGCTTCGTCGCCGACCTGCCGGAGGCCGAGCGCCCGTTCGTGGCCACCAAGGCCGGCCGTCGCGCCGACCCCTTCACGGCCGAGCAGTACACGCCGGAGAACCTGCGCGCGTGGGTGGGCCGCAGCCGCGAGAACCTCGGCGTCGAGCGGCTCGACCTCGTCCAGCTCCACTGCCCGCCGACCGCGGTCTACTCCGACGACGCCGTCTACGACGCGCTCGACGCCATGGTCGCCGAGGGGCTCCTCGCCGCCTACGGCGTCTCCGTCGAGACCGTCGACGAGGGGCTCACGGCGATCGCCCGCCCCGGGGTCGCCTCGGTCCAGGTCATCCTCAACGCCTTCCGGCGCAAGCCCCTCGAGCGCCTGCTGCCCGCGGCGGCCGAGGCCGGCGTCGGCGTCCTCGCGCGCGTCCCGCTGGCGAGCGGCCTGCTCACCGGGAAGTACGACGAGAGCACGACGTTCGCGGCGGACGACCACCGCACGTACAACCGCAACGGCGAGGCCTTCGACGTGGGCGAGACCTTCTCCGGCGTGCCCTTCGACGTCGGCGTCGCCGCCGCGCGCGAGGTGGCCGAGGTGGCCGCCGCGCGCGGCGTGCCCACGTCCGCGCTCGCCCTGCGCTGGGTGCTCGACCAGCCGGGCGTCACGGCCGTCATCCCGGGCGCCCGCAACGCCGAGCAGGCGCGCGGCAACGCCGCCGCCGCGGCGCTCGACCCGCTGACCGCGGACGAGCAGGCCGCGCTGGAGCGCGTCTACGACGAGCGCCTGCGCGAGCTCGTGCACCCCCGCTGGTGA
- a CDS encoding PRC-barrel domain-containing protein — translation MALGRAARAGRHGTTGPPGGPLPQGPGDPAGADGPEPFDDYADAGGDEREDLFRALVRSVDGERVGRVTSVVRDDDGRPTWLVVSTGWLRGADVPVPYDEGCRRRGGTVVVPYPKDVVRGAPPLDPDLAVDPQLETGVRLHYAAARASLLAGRRDPVDAARETPWPCCTEDMWDDELGDALVDELRGALPAQATATTPRTLAAGATPAVPAA, via the coding sequence ATGGCACTCGGACGAGCGGCGCGCGCGGGGCGCCACGGCACCACCGGACCGCCGGGCGGCCCCCTCCCGCAGGGCCCCGGCGACCCCGCGGGCGCGGACGGGCCCGAGCCGTTCGACGACTACGCCGACGCCGGGGGCGACGAGCGCGAGGACCTCTTCCGGGCGCTCGTGCGCTCGGTGGACGGCGAGCGCGTCGGCCGCGTCACGAGCGTCGTCCGCGACGACGACGGCCGGCCCACGTGGCTCGTCGTCAGCACCGGCTGGCTCCGCGGCGCCGACGTCCCGGTCCCCTACGACGAGGGCTGCCGCCGCCGTGGCGGCACCGTCGTCGTCCCCTACCCCAAGGACGTCGTCCGCGGTGCCCCGCCGCTGGACCCGGACCTCGCCGTGGACCCCCAGCTCGAGACCGGCGTGCGCCTGCACTACGCCGCCGCCCGCGCCTCGCTCCTGGCCGGCCGGCGCGACCCGGTCGACGCCGCCCGCGAGACGCCGTGGCCGTGCTGCACCGAGGACATGTGGGACGACGAGCTGGGCGACGCCCTCGTCGACGAGCTGCGCGGCGCGCTCCCCGCGCAGGCCACGGCGACGACCCCGCGGACCCTCGCCGCCGGAGCCACGCCGGCCGTCCCCGCCGCCTGA
- a CDS encoding Vms1/Ankzf1 family peptidyl-tRNA hydrolase, whose translation MDLQWLAPTFEAQGPLVSVTLDVSRGDESGEHEVALRWRELRRSLEEQGAPSDVLDVVGERATAPSGRSDGEGGSGRTVVAGEGGVVLDVVLPSAPASDSALFGPLPDVLPALRAAAGSTRYLLVAADRQGADLTVAVGNGVTTALADGGDAVVGTSSQVTETRTSGSDDDVIHKVPVGGIGEHSHERRVEDSWERDAAAVASDVDDLVTRHHPEVVVLTGDQTAVSLVRERLGGRASGLAVVVGGGGRADGIRDDAFGRALGEALAEVRTRALVATADSFRQARGQDADAADGLEDTVAMLQRGQVQDVLLHDDPTSTTTLWVGPEALQVAATREDLLEMGVEEPVQVRADAALVRAAVGGGAGLVLVPDARSAADAEADEDGVEPPADPGVELAGGVGAVLRWSDAGTPGTGAASMSGDGSRLRDVGA comes from the coding sequence ATGGACCTGCAGTGGCTGGCACCGACCTTCGAGGCGCAGGGGCCGCTGGTCAGCGTCACGCTCGACGTCTCCCGCGGCGACGAGAGCGGCGAGCACGAGGTGGCGCTGCGCTGGCGCGAGCTGCGCCGCTCCCTCGAGGAGCAGGGCGCGCCGTCGGACGTCCTCGACGTCGTCGGCGAGCGGGCGACCGCCCCGAGCGGGCGCTCCGACGGCGAGGGCGGCTCCGGCCGCACCGTCGTGGCGGGGGAGGGCGGGGTCGTCCTCGACGTCGTCCTGCCGAGCGCCCCGGCGTCCGACAGCGCCCTCTTCGGCCCGCTCCCGGACGTCCTGCCCGCGCTGCGGGCCGCCGCCGGCTCCACCCGCTACCTGCTCGTGGCGGCCGACCGCCAGGGCGCCGACCTCACGGTCGCCGTCGGCAACGGCGTGACGACCGCCCTGGCCGACGGCGGGGACGCGGTCGTCGGCACGTCGAGCCAGGTGACCGAGACGCGGACGTCCGGCTCCGACGACGACGTCATCCACAAGGTGCCCGTCGGCGGCATCGGCGAGCACAGCCACGAGCGCCGCGTCGAGGACTCGTGGGAGCGCGACGCCGCGGCGGTGGCCTCGGACGTCGACGACCTCGTGACCCGTCACCACCCGGAGGTCGTCGTCCTCACGGGCGACCAGACGGCCGTCTCGCTGGTCCGCGAGCGCCTGGGCGGCCGCGCGTCCGGGCTCGCCGTCGTCGTGGGCGGCGGCGGCCGGGCGGACGGCATCCGCGACGACGCCTTCGGGCGGGCGCTCGGCGAGGCGCTCGCCGAGGTGCGCACGCGCGCCCTCGTCGCCACGGCCGACAGCTTCCGCCAGGCGCGGGGCCAGGACGCCGACGCGGCGGACGGCCTCGAGGACACGGTGGCGATGCTCCAGCGCGGCCAGGTCCAGGACGTCCTCCTCCACGACGACCCCACCTCGACGACGACGCTCTGGGTCGGGCCCGAGGCCCTGCAGGTCGCCGCGACCCGCGAGGACCTCCTCGAGATGGGCGTCGAGGAGCCCGTGCAGGTGCGGGCGGACGCCGCGCTCGTGCGGGCCGCGGTCGGCGGCGGGGCGGGCCTCGTGCTCGTGCCGGACGCCCGGTCGGCCGCGGACGCGGAGGCGGACGAGGACGGCGTGGAGCCGCCCGCCGACCCGGGCGTCGAGCTCGCCGGCGGCGTCGGCGCGGTCCTGCGCTGGTCCGACGCGGGCACGCCCGGCACCGGCGCGGCCTCGATGTCGGGGGACGGCTCGCGGCTGCGCGACGTCGGGGCCTGA